The DNA window ggagagagaaaaggcattTTTGAACAAAAGCTAAGAAAGTAGCACGAAGCAACAGAATCAATACTCAGATCACAGCGCTCCGCCTCCCATGGTACGTCGGAGAACAAGACACAGCCTCAGACAGCGCTGCCATCTGGGCAGGCTCTTAGCAGGGGTTGGGAATGtcaacctcagtttctccatgaGTTACTTGAGCTGTCTGATCTTTGGAAATGGGAGCCTGGAGAAGATTCCTGATTCAGTTCTGAGGGAGCTGTTCGATCTGGGACAATGTCTTCCCCTGTTTTCCCCTCCCAGGAATTACTCAGAATGCATGAGGGGCAGTGAAGCCCTCTAACGGGCTAGAAACACCACGTAAACTCCAGGGTGTTACTTTCAGAACTAATCAACAGGTTTATCCAGATTATTCCTCCCCAGTACCTGAGGATGTCACTCACCTGTCTTCctgccctctcctcttctttttcttgaaaatatctGTGTCTTGGGCctgatttcagaatttaaaataatatatgtgtcaATAATGGATAATGGAGATTCAAAAACAGACAAGAGGTGTGTGATCAAAAGCCAGTGAGATACCatttacttttcatctttttctcaaGCAGGCATATTAAACATACGCTCAGCTTCATCCTGAAACTCTTTCAAGAGTGTGAAAGGTCGTTCCAGAAGAGTCTGATGGGAGAAACATCCAATCTTCCATTttaggggaaagggagggaacagAGCATCTACCCCTCTGCGGTCTGTCACAGGCCCTTGTGTTCTGTACAACGTAAAACGTGACATGGGAAAAAGATCACAGTGGCTGACGTGATCTGAGCAGGAACATGCTACTTCAAAGCGAGTATTCACGTGAATATGCCGGCTTCCCTGGCTAGTGTTAGAGAATGAAGCTGATCTGAACAGGTGGAGAGAACGATCGCGTCACTCTGCATCTTACTGCGGTCTACACTGCTTCCCAAACAGCAGGTCTGGCATTCCACTGCAGCCAACCACAGTAACAAAAGGGCTCTTACTCGTAccgttctcttttcttcttcttttgctgcCTTCTTTTCTTTGATTTGCTCCTGCAACACCTTGTAATTCACATAACTGTTTTTGGGAGgctgaaatggggggggggagaaaccaaaagatatcattttttattttgcaaggATCTCCCAGTGacccctgccctgccttgccCTGGGTGCTCCCCTTTCGTATCCTGTCTGCTGATGGAAAAAGGAAGCAGCCCCTCACCTTCGCACCCAGCATGATGGCGCGTTCCCGTTCCAAGATTCGTTCCTTCCCTTTTCCATAACCCGTGATCCCGAACCGGTGCACTTCTAAGCGAGCCTGTAGACGCAGAGAGGAATGAGCCCCGTGTGCATTCCAGGGACTCCAAGGAAGAGATCTACCCCTAGGAGTAGCCCACGTCAGACACGATGTGCTGCAGGAACTCCGTCGTGCTGTGGTTTGTGGAGCTTTGTGGAGGTCTTACATAATTTCTTACCATAACCTCACAACACTCATTCTTGTGTGGAATTTTGGACAGTTGAAGCAAAGACTTATCAGCACACAAACGAGCAACAGAATTAGGATTAAACGCAGAGCTCTGCATACTTGGATTCTCTCTGAAACAAGCTATTACCCTTCCAGGCAAGAATTTCCACTTAAAAGTACTCTCCGAACACTCTTACTCACACTGAGAAGCCATTTCTCATAGCAGCTTCAAACGCAGATCcgtgtttatttgtttaaagatgctgcagaggaagagaaagagtcgCCAATGCCCACTCTTGGCAGCTGAATTACCTCCTCCTGTCTTTTTtctcatgcattttaaaaacctcGTTACAACCGCAGCACACATGCACCCCACCCTGCTTTTCTACTTACCTCTGCATCGTGGGCACTGCGGCCACCAACCAGCATGTTTTAAATGATGGCCTGATAAGCAGTGGGATTTGCTTAACCATTTCTTCAGCCATTGGAcatggaaccttttttttttttttttttggtattaaaagttgaaaaaaatgaacagtttcAAACCACATACCTTCTCTAAGTTAAATTCTTGTCTATCCACATCTTTCCCAGGGACACTAGTTTtggtctgaaaagaaaaaaattcttattaagATCACGTTACTGTATCATGGGAGTATTTGTCACCAATGCAGCAGTCATGTTTTACAAAGCCCTGAAACTGGCCCAGATGCCTAAATACCAAAGGATCACACAAGCATGTTGCACAAAAGTCTTCATggaagaaaaatggaggaaaaaaaatgttaaggtcTCAAAGCTTaagagaggaggagaaattttttttaaaaaatacaaaaataaaaaagatgatgaGAGAAACCGATGTCTGTCTCTCATAAACCACATGCAGAAGATTCTgttcagtggggggggggggatttagAAGAGGGTGAGTGAGCAGGGATTCTGGAAggtaaacattaaatattttttaattatttatttaaattttttttaaaggagagagagtgtgtgcatgcaggggggtggggaagagggagagagacagagagagagagaaaatcttaaggaggctccacgcccagtgtggagcccaacgtggggctcagcttgatctcacgaccctgagatcatgacctgagtcacagtcaagagtcggacacttaactgactgagccacccaggcgcccctaaacattatattaaaaaactctttctctccctttttgttCCCATCCAGCCATTAAAATAATGGCTAACAAAACTCTCTTAACTAAATATTTCCTTCAGGAACATCACATTTCTAGAAATGGagatttgttttataattccCAATGGAAAATAATGAGGCTGCAAATGCGTTCAAAGCACATGACTCTTTACATTGATACAGCCACTAGCTCTGGTTACCAGCCAGACTGACCAAAGCTTGAGGTTTTAAGGAAATGCGTCATCACCTCTGGCTAACAGCAGTGGTCACTACTCAACCCCAAACACCACATCTGGACCAACAGGAAGCAGGCTCTAAAAGTCGTGAAGCCTCTAGAGAACGCGCCCTTCTCCCTCAGGGGACAATGGTGAAGAGTGATGCTCGCCAGGGTAGgagctcctgctcagcagggggcgcTGTGTTGGGACACCGCAGTGCCGTGCCCTACACCATGCCCTACACCATGCTGAGAGGCCATCTACAGGTCTCGTGGTCTCCCTTCTCCCAATGGGAGCTGTACTTCAGCTTATCCTGTATTTTGGGTGAGTGGGTCGGTCACTGAATGCTTCCCCAGGTGACAGGCTCTCTCCATGAGGCCGTGTACTGACCTCACAGAGGGGTTCTTACCATGACAGTGGGTAAAGCATGCAGTGGTATAAATGTTAGCAAGGTCCAGGAAATAGGAAGACGCGGCCAGTGCTCTGAGTATTAAACTAACCCACTATGGAACAGTGGCCCCCAGGCAGTCACCCCAGCGCGCTCGTCAGCTAGCACACTGCACGCTGACTCAGCTGGACAGACAGAACACGGCGCCACGGAGGAGGACGGCCATGCTCTAAGCACGTTGTCCTGCTCTGTGCTCGCTGTCACAGCAAATGCATCTTCCACGTTACTTTACCAAGATCCCTGACTTTGATGATGCTTACGATTTCCTTCAGTCACGTATTTCACAGAATCAAATGCCTTAATTAAGACCACGGGCACATGAAGGACGCCAGGTGCTTCCGTTCCTCTACCCCAGAAAGAATTATTTCCTCTTCCGTGGctggaaaaaaattctgtatttacCCTGAAGTGAAAAAGTCTTTTCCACTGGCATGCACACCTAACCTATTTAATATGATAAATACTGACACGACTTCTGAAAAACAAACGGCTTTAAATCTTAATGATTTCGGGATCATCCCGAtcctcaaattcaaattttatgttaaaaagaaaaactgcggggtgcctgggtggctcagcattaagcgtctgccttcggctcagggtgtgatcccagggtcctggggtcgagccccgcatcggggctgcttctccctctcacactccccttgcttgtgtcccttctctcgtggtctctctctgtcaaataaataaaatcttaaaaaaaaaaaaagagagagagagagagaaactgtatGTGGTTCACAGATCTCCAAATATCCATGAAACATGTGCCTCcttttctaaaactgaaatagttctttctctcttctcccctcccatccGTCCAGGGAAGCAGTGGCTAACTAGTCTTCTGAGTGAACATTTCACATTCAGGAGCATGAGATTCCCAGCATTACTGGAGATGTCACCGATGCCCTGGGCTGCCCCGCTGTCAGAAGATCAGCGTGAGGAAGGAGCAATCTAAGAGGACCTAAACGCTGTAATAAAATTCTTGGCCACCTGCGTGACAGTCACTGTGGGGCTGAAAGCAGCccacagaggagaggggcaggccTCTGACGTCCCCGCTCTCCCCAACGCCAGCCCCACAGAATTCCCAGTCCCCACACACTGGCCTCGGTTCATCCGGGCTGTGGGGACACCTGGGCCGAGGGCCCGCGCGGGCCTGGGTGGCAGCTTCAGTGGGACATAGATACCTTGCCACTCCCAAGTCCTCTGTGAACATTTCGCCAGAGATATCTCAGCTTTGCAGCTCTTGATGTGTTTGAGAAAGGTCCAGATTCTACATCTTTGTTTATCATAAAagcaaacatttggaaaataattcttAGCTCACTATTTTGTGATGCTGAGTCCATAAGCATGACCCCACCAACAACCAACTTTTATTCACAGCTTTTAAGACCTTTCAGTCCATCAGTCACCACATATTGCCTGACTTGGAAGACATCAGCACTTCTCCCTGTCCGCTTTGCCCCAGTGCTCAGTCTGCAGCAGCGGGCTTACCACCTGCGGGCGCCAGTGGTCCTCCCTGGCTTTCAGGCTCTGCTGCCTGCCTGAAGTTAGGTAGGGCTACGTGACTTTGTCTGGCCTAAGAAGTGTGAGCAGAGGGGAATATGCCCCCACCACAAGGCACCTCGAAGAGCCAGCCGTTCATCAagccccctccttcaccaaagcAACTAAGAGTCTTCCAGACAGTGGAGCCCGTTATCCTGGGTCCCTAGATGAGGACAGCGTGGAGCAGCACGTGCTGTCCTTGCCAACCCTGACGGACGTGTAAGAATAATTAACTTTTGCCTTCAAACCACTAAGATGGTTTGGGACTATGTTACCAAACCACAGCCTTATCTATCCTGACCCGTAAAGCTTTACTGTCCGGCACACGGGAAAGAGAAACGTTTACAGATTTTGAGAACTTGCATGTTAGGCTCCGAAGAAAGCAGCAAGCTATAAAATGATGGAAGAGTTTGGGGGTGCGGGAGGAAGGCCGACAGTCCTCCAGGCTCAGTGAATGCGTCCATGAGCTGGCTGGCTGACCACGGCTATTTTCTGCTGCACTGGTTAGATTCTTTTATTCTACTGGTTACTGTCCAACCTTTGTCCCATGAGAGAGTAGTTGGGGAAATAAACACTCTCTTTTTAGCCATCACTGGATTTGCTGAAGAACAGGGTTGTGGAACAAAGGTAAAGGGTGCCCTGGAGTGTGGAGGATTTCAGCGTTGAGCCCTAGGGAGCGATCTAGATACTGCAGAGACTACGAGGGCAGTAAGACCCTGCGGTGGTAACGTGGGGACAGGTCTTTCTAGTGAAGCTTCTGGGTCCGCGCGCTTGTGTTACTCAAAGGACGTGGAGCCTAACCTaacccgctctctctctctctggtggaGCAGCTTGCAAGCCAGAAAGCCTGGGGTCTGAACCTGAGCTCCGGTTCTTACTTCACATCCACAGTCCTTTCTGTGAATCCTTAGAAAATTCAGAGGCTTTCACACTTTAGAAAGGTAATACTGCGAATCTACTGAATACAATATACCACTTCCGGTGGGGGCCAAGACCATAACCCGTGATTAAGTACACTCATATTTCTGCCAGAATATCTATGAATATTCATGCCAGACGGAACAAACAGAAATAATTCCTAAGCCTCACATGAGTTCAGGTCAGGTTTTGCTGCAAAATAAATCTGCACCAAgcctcaaaacaaaacataactaaAACTCTGATTTCCGAAGTTCCGGGGTTCTAGAATGGCAGATAGGGGGCGGCCGACTGTTTAAACACGGGCACGTATCTTAACCTCTCTAGGCAGcacttttctctgtaaaatgaagacaggaCACAGaattgtgaggattcagtgagataatgAACTAGTGAAAGGAAGTAATCATTGGGGCAGTAGCAAGCACCCGTAAATCTTAGTTATTATAGTGATTTGCTACGTGCTTAGTAGCGGTCTGCACGTACCTGCGTCCAGGCCGCAGAAGCCAAGAGCCCCTTCGGATCTAGAGTCCACtgttctattatttctattatgtCTTTCTTACCTCTTTTCTCTGGAGGCTGCAAAAGAGGCTAAGGTTCGGGACACAGATGATGCAAAAGTGCAGAAAATACCGATAAGATGTATCAGTCAAGCTACGCTTGGATCATTTTCAGCCACACCTGGtgctttttcattcttcctcCCAGGAAGCCTTGCACTCATTAAAGAgcagttaaggggcgcctgggtggcttagtccttaggcgtctgcctacggctcagggcgtgatcccggcattctgggatcgagccccacatcaggctcctccgctatgagcctgcttcttcctctcctactccccctgcttgtttccctctctcgctggctgtctctatctcggtcgaataaataaaatcaaatctttaaaaaaaaaaaatggtgaccaAGTTCCCTGATTAATCCATTAAATGGGGTGATGTCGGGGGAGGGTTTCCCCACATAGCCAATAAGCTGTTCTCCCATACCagctacaattcaactcaatcgTGACACTCTACCTGGAAATGGTATCAGATTGCACAGGTTAAGGGCTCTGCCCTACAAGACTGCCACCCACTTCTTTCACCAGCTGCGAGCCCATGTTGTCATCTGTGCGTGCTTCTGACCCACCACCAACAGATTAGCAGTTCCCAcgaccccctccttgggttcgattagtttgctagagcggctcacagaactcaggaaagccaGCTAACTTACCAGATTGCTGGTtgattataaaaggatataactcaggaacaggcTGATAGGGGGGATGCACAGGGTGAGGTATGTGGGACAGGATGGGGCCCTTCTATGTCCTCTCTGAACATGTCACTCTCCAAGCACCTACACATGTCACCAACCCAGCTTTCCAAACCCCTGGGTTTCTACAGAGGCTTCATTATGCAAGTATGACGAATTTAATCACCAGCCACAGGCAATTAATTCAACTTCCAGCCCATTTCTTCTCTCCAGAGGTCAGGGAGATGGTACTGAAATTTCCAAACCTATAATATAATCATGCAGGTGATTCTCCTGGCAACCTGCCCCTTCCTTCACTGCTTCTCCAATTCACTGGTTACAAAACATACCTTTACTGCTCTCATCACTGAGGGAATTACAGGGGTTACAGGAGTTCTATGCCGGAAAtgggggacaaagaccaaataaataaataaataaataaatatatatatatatatataaacttttttcatatatataggccaaatatatatatagagagagagagaccaaatatatatatatatatttcatatcttACTATAAATCACCATAGCACACCatgaacacctgttttcaataCACAATGCTGTTTAATCGCAGTATATATGTCATAGATCTAAGTTCCAGGGAAAGAAGGTCACTCCCTGGGTTCGGGCAGGACCAGCTGGGTTGTCCAACATGTCAGTACCTCTCAAGTATTCTCCAAAGACAACCAGCTGACTCCACGCAGGCTGTCATTATCTTATTAGACATCTGGGCTGATTGCACATCTGTCTGAACTGTCTACAACGACCCATAAGCTTTCAGAGAACAGGGGCCACAGCTATCATTTACCACGATATACAAACTCTTGGCATAGCATCACGTATCTTAATTACTCCCAACTGACTGACTATTCCTTAGCTGGCACTCCCTCTATGCATTAATAACCAGCGTTCTGgtcatttgtatttgtttacaTGTTGCAAGAGCAACATCCTAAAGTCTTTTTACAGGCGTATCTGTTTTTATAGtgttcattttctgtctccttggCCGGACACATTCATGTGTTCAAagggatacattttaaaaagtaggaaaggGCGGAACGCCAAGAACAACTGAAAAATTTCATTAAGGTCAGAAAATCCAAAATGTTGGACGAGCCGAGGTTCCTAAGAAAAGCCACCTACAACGAAAAAGGGATCAGTCGGAACGGGAAGAAAAAGAACCCAACAGCCTGCAGCAGATGTGCTATTAGTAAGAGACAGAAATGCACTCATTCAATGCCAACGTTTTTGTCCTTTCGATTAGAAAACTTTCCATTCTAGAAAGAACCCAATGAGCCTAAGAGGAAACAGAAGACCAAGGCATCTGAAGAAATGAGGGAGGGTACTCAGATGCTTTGTTAGTTAAATTCTCCAAACACAGAATTACATATAATGCAAAGCAGTGTTCAACCTTTTTCACTGCATGGCACACACAGAAAATACTAGTATTTGTAaggtgcacgagggttccctgtGGTAATACTGCTCACCGTAAGCTTCCCTGGCTGGCCAGCATAGGAACTCTGGCTGGCTGAAGGGCCCAGGAAATCCGCTTCCTGGCCTGCCTGTAACAGCTCCCAGTGCCCCAATATTTGGAGTAGGAGTTGGAAACTGACCTAGAATCCTAAAATAAAGGTAGATGATTACAAAAACCACTATTAGTCTTCGAGGGAGACATGCTGGTGAGCATGACGTGAAGAGCTACCTGAATGCTAGGAAAGATGACGCAGCtggtttttttaaaccataaaaaagatgtggtaagCGCTGGATGTGCTCACACACATTCGCCAAGAATGGTACAAGCCCGACTGTCTTTGAATTGTGGTCTCCAAAAAAAGACACGTCCATGTTCTAATGCCCAGAATCAACGAAtggatcttatttggaaaaagggtctttgtagTGTCATTAAGGATCTCATGACAAGACCGTCCATCCTACATTTCGGGTGGGCCCTAAACCCAATGACAGCTGTCCTTCTAcgaaaaagggagggggagatcTGAGACTCAGACATACAGAGAGGGCCACGTGCAGACGGAGGaagagttgagggtgatgcagccacgagccaaggaatgcttagagcctccagaagctggaagaagaaaggacagattCCCTTTCAGAGGGGAGTGtgcccagccaacaccttgagtTTGGCctttctggcctccaaaactgtaagagaGAACATTTCTGCCCAGCAGCCTAGGAAACGAATACAATCCCCTTTCCCTTTGATGATAGATGGAAATTTACAGGACATgaggaaaataacagaaacagAATATCTGGATTTTTGCAATGAATTTGACAAGACCATAACACCCTGGTGGGAAAAGTTGGATAAGCAACTACACCTTTCTCCTGGACTGAATTTTGAGTGAGACTTACAAATTCAGTCTGAGAGAGAATACTGGTCAGTGAAATCCAACTGTTTTCCATCAGAATGTTAAGTTCCTTGAGAGAAAACAGTTTTGCCCCTTTCGTTCAATGCTGTATCCTGATGCCTAAAACAGCATGAAAGGTCCACTCAGCAGGCTTGCGTTTCTTAATCTCTGCACATTCCTAAGGCAGTCTTGTTTTCAGAATTGGCCCTTGGCTGGTTCCTGGGAGCTGACCAATTGTCTGATAAGAGGATTTTTGCATCCCCAAGGCCTTGAGCCAAGCCACACCAAGTCTGACTAGATTGTTTATACTCACAATGTGATTTATGGCGAATACCCACTTTTTTTCTGGAGCTTCAATAACTAAGGTCAGTCTGCATATCTGCATAACTGATCTCCAATAGAAACTATGGACACCGAGGCTGGGGTGAAATTCCCTGGTTGACAACACTTCCCACATGCTGTCACAACTCACTGCTGGAGTAATGAAACACATCTCCTGCAactccactgggagaggacaTCTAGACATTTACACCTGGTTTCCTCCagaccttgccccaggcacctgttTCCTTCACTAGTTTTACTCTGTATCCTTTAGCTATAGTAATTTGTAACCATCATGGTGAGTACATGCTGAGTGTCGAGTCCTGTGAGTGCTTTTAGCAAATCCTCAAGCCagagggtggtcttggggacccttGACACGGTCTAAAAAGATACCCATctaggggtgcctgaatggctcagtcggtacagcctgcaactcttgatcttggggtcatgatgAGTTcatgccccatgttgggtgtaagattccttaaatgaataaaaactttatttttttatttttgataaaaactttttaaaacaattttattgatttatttgaaagagacagagagagagaaagagagagaaagcacaagcagggggaggggcagagggagagggagaagcaggctccccgctgagcaggaagcctagatcccaggaccctgagatcatgacctgagctgaaggcagatgcttaaccgactaaaccaccaaGGCACccaaaccttttttttaagaaaaaaaagatacttctCTAAAACTGCAATATCAGGGTTTTCACCACGTACATATAAACTAACCAACTCGTTACCTGTGTGCTCTCATCTTGATccagcttctcttttcttttcttatttctgctgTGAAATTCTACCACTTCTACTGGCTCCCCGCTGTTCTTCAGGGTTGAGGGAGATACTGCAGCACTAGGGACTTCTGGTCCTGAAGGGGAACCAGTGGGGGACACAGCAGGAGCACGCTGCAGCTCTTCTCGGAGTTCCTTGAAGAAGTTGGAGGCACTCTTCCTTTGGCCTCTTACAAGAGAATCGGGTAGGGGAGCTGGCTCTGTTGCCATGGCCATTGGAGTCCCGGCACCTCTCTtcttgttttctcctctctttctgatCCTTTTCTGTTCTGCTTCATCCTCTGTCTCTCCTGTTTGTTCAAACACAGAGTGGAAAAATAAATAGCTTTGGTTTTATCAAATGGTCAAACCATGTGAATGCGCTTGTACATACGCCATGGCTATCAACACccagacatacaaagaaacaaaagatttatttttcttcaaatggtGTTGTATTTGCAcgctttttttttgtatttttatttatttttaaaattttaattcaattaattcacatataatgtattattggtttcagaagtacacgtctgtgattcatcagtctcatatcaCTGGgtacagtgctcattacatcacatgccctccttaatgcctatcacccagttaccccaatcccccactcccctcccctccagcaaccctcagtttgtttcctatgattaagagtctcttatggtttgtcgtATTTGCACAACTTGTAGAATCCAAGATGTGCCATCATTTGCTAAGTAACTATATTCATGTCTGACTCATGACACAATTACTTCAGCCCTTACCTCAGTCCATACTAACAGCGAGCTCAAGGCAATGGGCCCTGGGGAACTGGTAATCCCAGCTGGCTCATGCTTTGCACTAAAAATGTCTGCCAGTGCagctggtgttttgttttttaacactcTCTAGGGTTACAGGTGGGTATTAgtcttcccattcttttttcaCTTATGAATTAAGATGAACCTACAAGTGACTCAATttgaacacatttattttctatgaaaTCCCTTTATCTCCTCTTTGTTTCACCTGTTCAATT is part of the Ursus arctos isolate Adak ecotype North America unplaced genomic scaffold, UrsArc2.0 scaffold_7, whole genome shotgun sequence genome and encodes:
- the CUNH1orf131 gene encoding uncharacterized protein C1orf131 homolog isoform X2 translates to MAQEQRLGASAPPGSQTLLDSLLRNLYDFGETEDEAEQKRIRKRGENKKRGAGTPMAMATEPAPLPDSLVRGQRKSASNFFKELREELQRAPAVSPTGSPSGPEVPSAAVSPSTLKNSGEPVEVVEFHSRNKKRKEKLDQDESTQTKTSVPGKDVDRQEFNLEKARLEVHRFGITGYGKGKERILERERAIMLGAKPPKNSYVNYKVLQEQIKEKKAAKEEEKRTNTRACDRPQRGRCSVPSLSPKMEDWMFLPSDSSGTTFHTLERVSG
- the CUNH1orf131 gene encoding uncharacterized protein C1orf131 homolog isoform X1 — its product is MAQEQRLGASAPPGSQTLLDSLLRNLYDFGETEDEAEQKRIRKRGENKKRGAGTPMAMATEPAPLPDSLVRGQRKSASNFFKELREELQRAPAVSPTGSPSGPEVPSAAVSPSTLKNSGEPVEVVEFHSRNKKRKEKLDQDESTQTKTSVPGKDVDRQEFNLEKARLEVHRFGITGYGKGKERILERERAIMLGAKPPKNSYVNYKVLQEQIKEKKAAKEEEKRTAQDTDIFKKKKRRGQEDRKSKKKKSAPSILSSGRMGQVGKFKNGTLILSQVDIKKINSSRVAK